A DNA window from Chloroflexota bacterium contains the following coding sequences:
- a CDS encoding glycosyltransferase family 1 protein gives MKIAILTAGTRGDVQPYVAVGVGLQAKGHRVRIATHRNFKSMLDQYGLDFSPVEGDPRQILMGDVGQKLLSTEKNPIAMMRHTVAAAEPVLHQVFDDYWEASQGADVILFHLLAALPAASIAEKRNVPAFPLYLQHVHHTWHYPSAAATPLLLGIPFLAGLYNRLTYKLEDWAFWHFIRSVINHWREHVLGLPAYKANPFLSREWQQRPFLYGFSPRVVPKAPDWGDNIHITGYWFLPMVEDWRPPKRLVDFLQSGSPPVYIGFGSMVHRDAEEMTEIVLKALQMTNRRGVLAAGWGGLSDSDLPDHVIKIDFAPHDWLFPRMAAVVHHGGAGTTAAGLRAGVPSVIVPFFGDQPFWGWRVAALGVGPPPIPRKKLTAKSLAKAMEFAVNDEDVKRRAEKLGEAIRAERGVDRAVEILTEYFASS, from the coding sequence GTGAAAATCGCCATACTAACCGCTGGTACTCGGGGAGATGTGCAACCCTATGTTGCGGTTGGGGTTGGCCTGCAGGCAAAGGGGCATCGGGTTCGGATCGCCACGCATCGAAACTTTAAGTCCATGCTCGACCAGTACGGGCTTGACTTTTCCCCGGTTGAAGGTGATCCGCGCCAAATCCTCATGGGAGATGTGGGGCAGAAGCTCCTGAGCACCGAAAAGAATCCGATAGCGATGATGCGGCACACTGTTGCTGCTGCAGAGCCCGTTCTGCATCAGGTGTTCGATGACTATTGGGAAGCCAGTCAGGGTGCCGATGTGATTCTGTTTCATCTCCTAGCGGCGTTGCCGGCGGCCTCCATTGCCGAAAAACGGAATGTTCCAGCCTTTCCTCTGTACCTCCAACACGTGCATCACACCTGGCACTATCCGAGCGCAGCTGCAACTCCGCTGCTGCTGGGCATTCCATTCCTGGCAGGTCTGTACAATCGCCTTACGTATAAGCTGGAAGATTGGGCGTTTTGGCACTTTATTCGGTCGGTTATCAATCACTGGAGGGAGCATGTCCTGGGCTTGCCTGCTTACAAGGCCAACCCTTTTTTAAGCCGGGAATGGCAGCAGCGCCCTTTTCTCTACGGTTTCAGCCCTCGGGTTGTTCCGAAGGCGCCTGACTGGGGAGACAATATCCATATAACCGGATACTGGTTTCTTCCAATGGTTGAAGATTGGCGTCCCCCGAAACGGCTGGTAGATTTTCTACAATCGGGCTCGCCGCCTGTGTATATTGGCTTCGGGAGTATGGTTCATCGTGACGCCGAAGAGATGACGGAGATCGTGTTGAAGGCATTGCAGATGACGAACAGGCGGGGAGTTCTGGCCGCGGGCTGGGGTGGGCTCAGCGATAGCGATCTTCCGGACCATGTGATAAAAATAGACTTTGCACCCCATGACTGGCTTTTCCCGAGAATGGCCGCCGTGGTGCATCACGGCGGAGCCGGGACCACGGCGGCAGGCTTGAGGGCCGGAGTGCCCTCTGTCATTGTACCGTTCTTCGGTGATCAGCCGTTTTGGGGATGGCGGGTAGCGGCATTAGGGGTAGGGCCTCCGCCCATTCCCCGCAAGAAACTCACGGCGAAGTCGTTGGCGAAAGCCATGGAGTTTGCCGTCAACGATGAGGACGTGAAAAGGCGGGCTGAAAAGTTAGGCGAGGCGATTCGCGCCGAGCGAGGCGTTGATCGTGCTGTGGAGATACTGACTGAGTACTTCGCCAGCAGCTAG
- a CDS encoding AAA family ATPase encodes MPALRLYLLGTLRIQYDDRPLPQPPTLKSQSLLAYLVCHRDRPQPRDRLVHLFWGDRPERNARRSLNTALWHIRHRCLPHADLILSDARMVQFDPEADLWLDVEAFEALASRDDLESLQAAVALYRGDFLEGFYDDWVINERYRLEALLFEVLERLMVGYEAREEHEAALATALHLLNRDPLREEAHRAAMRAYCRLGRRNAALEQYRRCQRIVQAELGTEPMVETTELYRAILEGRIEIGRVSGVRASLVEMLPETPPPSGRTPLDVTAASPLVGREEELACLHRCWREAQAGRGRLILIGGEAGIGKSRLIQAFADHLRWQGTRVLQGRCYEFERLLPYQPFVEVLRTALPTLTSIAMSNLPAWVLGEVARLVPEVLEQPAQRVSSTIRSDQERGHLFDGVARFLSTLATHGPLLIVLEDLHWATETTLQLLHYLARRLAGHPVLLVGSYRIGEVEPQHPFHGLREQLHRQGLAVSLRLPPLSVAAVEDMVARMSGAGAAAVPLARRLHHKTEGNPLFIIEIVKELFEVGTLRLVQGRWQGDFDRLSEADLPLPAGVRQVIQGRVRRLDEDSRMALQQAAVIGQEFDLELLNALRDEDEGATLEAIDALLRHRLIVEGAGAMGRDYAFSHHLIQEAVYAGIPQRRRQYVHARVGMAMERLYGPQIEELAGELAFHFQQGRLLDESLTEKAIAYLLQAGDRARGLYAHREAIHFYQQALALLNEQGEYERAARTLMKLGLTYHNAFDFKRARQAYDEGFALWQRAGAVRPAAPHALRVLWSDPLTLDPTMADDVVSVSVIDQLFSGLVELSPETDVIPDVARTWEVLEDGQKYVFHLRDDVRWSDGSPVTAADFEYAWKRLLDPAIRSPIARWLFGIKGASAFHRGEAGREDVGVRAIDEVTLVVELEGPTSYFPHLLASSAAYPVPRHVVETHGASWTKVENIVTNGPFRLEAWNRDEYIFLSRNPGYHGRFEGNAQQVELFLIQDPYAQLEIYQADGLDVVDLWALPASEMDRARQRHATEYISVPVPRTHYVGFNVSRPPFDDLRVRRAFVLATDRESLAGMAMRGRRFPATGGFVPPGVPGHSSGIGLPYDPGLARQLLAEAGYPGGRGLPAVESLTGDDDAVREYLGAQWRENLGAEIKWETAEYGVLRDRVDREPPHMFILSWGAAYPDPDFFLRVSPARRDSRWRSETYDGLVEQARRVTDQKERMRLYRQADRILVEEAVIMPLTYGRMHLLVKPWVRKFPTSAIRQWFWKDVIIEPH; translated from the coding sequence GTGCCCGCCCTGCGCTTGTATCTGCTGGGCACTCTGAGGATCCAATATGATGATCGGCCGCTGCCCCAGCCCCCTACACTGAAATCCCAGTCCCTACTGGCCTATCTGGTCTGCCATCGCGATCGGCCACAGCCACGTGACAGGCTGGTTCACCTGTTCTGGGGCGATCGGCCGGAGCGCAACGCGCGCCGCTCCCTCAACACCGCCCTGTGGCACATCCGCCATCGTTGCCTCCCCCATGCCGACCTCATCCTGAGCGATGCCCGCATGGTGCAGTTCGATCCCGAAGCGGACCTCTGGCTCGATGTGGAAGCCTTCGAGGCCCTGGCATCCCGCGATGATCTGGAGAGCTTGCAGGCCGCCGTGGCGCTCTATCGAGGGGATTTCCTCGAGGGTTTCTACGATGATTGGGTGATCAACGAGCGCTATCGGCTGGAGGCGCTGCTCTTCGAAGTGTTGGAGCGGCTGATGGTCGGCTATGAAGCGCGAGAGGAACATGAGGCCGCGCTGGCCACGGCCCTCCACCTCCTGAATCGCGATCCGCTGCGGGAGGAAGCCCATCGAGCGGCCATGCGCGCCTACTGCCGGCTGGGGCGGCGCAATGCCGCCCTGGAACAGTACCGCCGCTGCCAGAGGATCGTGCAGGCGGAACTGGGCACGGAGCCGATGGTCGAGACCACCGAGCTTTACCGGGCTATCCTGGAGGGGCGCATCGAGATCGGGCGCGTGTCCGGGGTTCGAGCGTCCCTTGTGGAAATGCTTCCTGAGACGCCCCCGCCGTCAGGGCGCACGCCGTTGGACGTGACCGCAGCCAGCCCGTTGGTGGGGCGGGAAGAGGAGCTGGCGTGTCTGCACCGCTGCTGGCGGGAAGCACAGGCCGGTCGCGGTCGCCTGATCCTCATCGGCGGCGAGGCGGGCATCGGCAAGAGCCGCCTGATCCAGGCCTTCGCCGATCACCTGCGCTGGCAGGGAACACGAGTCCTGCAGGGCCGCTGTTATGAATTCGAGCGCCTTCTGCCTTACCAGCCCTTTGTCGAAGTGCTGCGGACGGCGCTGCCCACCCTGACATCCATTGCTATGTCCAACCTGCCCGCCTGGGTTCTGGGGGAGGTGGCCCGCTTGGTGCCGGAGGTGCTGGAGCAGCCTGCTCAGCGCGTTTCCTCCACGATCCGCTCCGACCAGGAACGTGGCCACCTCTTCGACGGTGTGGCTCGCTTCCTGTCCACGCTGGCCACGCACGGCCCGCTCCTTATCGTCCTGGAGGATCTGCACTGGGCCACTGAGACCACATTGCAACTGCTTCACTATCTGGCGCGCCGCCTGGCCGGACATCCGGTGCTCCTGGTGGGCTCCTATCGGATCGGGGAGGTGGAGCCGCAACACCCCTTCCACGGCCTCAGGGAGCAACTGCATCGGCAGGGGCTGGCCGTATCGCTACGCCTGCCGCCGCTGTCGGTGGCGGCCGTGGAGGACATGGTGGCGCGAATGTCCGGGGCGGGCGCGGCGGCGGTCCCCCTGGCCCGGCGGCTGCACCACAAGACGGAAGGCAATCCCCTCTTCATCATCGAGATCGTCAAAGAGCTCTTTGAGGTGGGCACATTGCGCCTGGTGCAGGGGCGCTGGCAGGGCGATTTCGACCGCCTTAGCGAGGCGGATCTCCCCTTGCCGGCGGGCGTGCGCCAGGTTATCCAGGGCCGAGTGCGTCGGCTGGATGAAGACAGCCGGATGGCGCTGCAACAGGCGGCCGTCATCGGTCAGGAGTTTGACTTGGAGTTGCTGAATGCCCTGCGGGACGAGGATGAAGGGGCGACCCTGGAGGCTATCGATGCACTGCTGCGCCACAGGTTGATCGTGGAGGGGGCGGGGGCGATGGGCCGGGATTACGCCTTCTCTCATCACCTCATTCAGGAGGCGGTCTACGCCGGGATTCCGCAGCGCCGCCGGCAGTACGTGCACGCGCGGGTGGGGATGGCGATGGAGCGTCTGTACGGCCCGCAGATAGAGGAATTGGCCGGCGAGCTGGCGTTTCACTTCCAGCAAGGTCGGCTGTTGGACGAGTCTCTGACGGAGAAGGCGATCGCCTACCTGCTGCAGGCGGGGGATCGGGCGCGCGGGCTGTACGCCCACCGTGAGGCGATTCACTTTTACCAGCAGGCGCTGGCGCTCCTGAACGAGCAAGGTGAATATGAACGGGCAGCGCGGACGTTGATGAAGCTGGGGCTTACCTATCACAACGCCTTTGACTTTAAGCGAGCGCGCCAGGCTTATGATGAAGGTTTCGCCCTGTGGCAGCGGGCGGGAGCGGTTCGGCCGGCGGCCCCCCACGCTCTGAGGGTGCTTTGGAGTGATCCTCTGACCCTGGACCCGACCATGGCCGACGACGTCGTTTCGGTGAGTGTGATCGACCAACTCTTCAGCGGGCTTGTGGAGCTGAGTCCGGAGACGGACGTGATACCCGATGTGGCCCGAACCTGGGAGGTTTTGGAAGACGGCCAAAAATATGTCTTTCACCTGCGGGACGACGTGCGGTGGAGTGACGGAAGCCCGGTAACGGCGGCGGACTTCGAGTACGCCTGGAAGCGGTTGCTCGATCCGGCGATCCGTTCGCCCATTGCCCGCTGGCTCTTCGGCATCAAAGGTGCCAGCGCCTTCCATCGGGGTGAGGCTGGCAGGGAAGACGTAGGGGTACGGGCCATAGATGAGGTCACCCTGGTGGTGGAGCTGGAGGGGCCGACCAGCTACTTCCCCCATCTGCTGGCGAGCAGCGCCGCTTATCCCGTGCCCCGGCATGTGGTGGAAACGCACGGGGCGTCCTGGACGAAGGTGGAGAACATCGTCACCAACGGTCCTTTCCGGCTGGAGGCCTGGAACCGGGATGAGTACATTTTCCTGTCTCGTAACCCCGGGTATCATGGCCGGTTCGAGGGGAACGCTCAGCAGGTGGAGCTGTTCCTGATCCAGGATCCGTATGCCCAATTGGAGATCTACCAGGCCGATGGTCTGGACGTCGTGGATCTTTGGGCCCTGCCGGCATCCGAGATGGACCGCGCAAGGCAGCGGCACGCCACGGAGTATATCTCGGTCCCCGTGCCGCGCACCCACTATGTGGGATTCAACGTCAGCCGGCCTCCCTTCGACGACCTCCGGGTCCGTCGGGCTTTTGTTCTGGCCACGGACCGGGAGAGTCTGGCGGGGATGGCCATGAGAGGCCGTCGTTTCCCGGCTACGGGAGGGTTCGTGCCGCCGGGGGTGCCAGGGCACTCATCGGGGATTGGCTTGCCGTATGACCCTGGCTTGGCGCGCCAACTGCTGGCTGAGGCCGGCTACCCGGGTGGCCGTGGCCTTCCCGCTGTCGAGTCCCTGACGGGGGACGACGATGCCGTGAGGGAGTACCTGGGGGCTCAATGGCGAGAAAACCTGGGGGCAGAGATCAAGTGGGAGACGGCGGAGTATGGGGTACTTCGCGATAGGGTAGATCGGGAGCCACCACACATGTTCATCTTAAGCTGGGGGGCCGCCTATCCCGACCCCGACTTCTTCCTGCGGGTGAGTCCCGCCCGGCGTGACAGCCGGTGGAGGAGCGAAACCTACGATGGACTGGTAGAACAGGCCAGGAGGGTGACGGATCAGAAGGAGAGGATGAGGCTGTACAGGCAGGCGGACAGAATTTTGGTCGAAGAGGCAGTGATTATGCCCCTCACATATGGGCGGATGCACCTGTTGGTGAAGCCATGGGTGAGGAAGTTCCCCACGTCAGCGATCAGGCAGTGGTTCTGGAAGGATGTCATCATCGAGCCGCATTAG
- a CDS encoding peptidase U34 has translation MCDTFVALHDATADGSVIFGKNSDRDPNEAHELVLIPHSRHPPGSTVKLTYVEIPQVEETCAVLLAKPFWIWGCEMGANEHGVVIGNEAVFTKVPYEKEPGLIGMDFIRLALERADTARAALDVITGLLAQYGQGGNCGFARKLYYHNSFIIADPSEAWVLETAGQEWAAVRVTSGVRSISNAITIGSEWDLASDGLVSYAVERGWCKGREDFHFARCYSDFLYTRFSAARFRQSCTTRRLREKQGQLTVADAMAILRDHGPQAGPDWTPARGVIGSTVCMHAGFGPVRVSQTTGSMVSRLTPESQTHWLTGTAAPCTGIFKPAWIDAGLPDLGPAPTGTYDEATLWWRHEALHRAVLRDYAVRLSAYREERDELEAGFIAAAMEHLDAPPDQRLAFSAQCFAEAAQATGRWTERVRSTRPRGRLPWYYALAWRRFNRQAGFPEPQ, from the coding sequence ATGTGTGATACATTCGTGGCCCTGCACGACGCCACCGCCGATGGCTCGGTGATCTTCGGCAAGAACAGCGATCGGGATCCCAACGAGGCCCACGAGTTGGTGCTCATCCCTCACAGTCGCCACCCGCCAGGCAGCACGGTCAAGCTGACCTATGTCGAGATCCCGCAGGTGGAGGAGACCTGCGCGGTGCTGCTGGCCAAGCCCTTCTGGATCTGGGGATGCGAGATGGGGGCCAACGAGCACGGCGTGGTCATCGGCAACGAGGCCGTGTTCACCAAGGTGCCCTATGAGAAGGAGCCGGGTCTGATCGGCATGGATTTCATCCGCCTGGCTCTGGAACGGGCTGATACGGCCCGGGCCGCACTGGACGTGATCACCGGGCTGCTGGCTCAGTACGGCCAGGGTGGGAATTGCGGCTTCGCCAGGAAGCTCTACTACCACAACAGCTTCATCATCGCCGATCCGTCGGAGGCCTGGGTGCTGGAGACGGCGGGGCAGGAATGGGCCGCCGTCCGGGTGACCAGCGGCGTGCGCAGCATCTCCAACGCCATCACCATTGGCTCCGAGTGGGATCTGGCTTCCGATGGACTGGTGTCGTATGCTGTTGAGAGAGGCTGGTGCAAAGGCCGGGAGGATTTTCACTTCGCCCGCTGTTACTCCGACTTCCTCTATACCCGCTTCAGCGCCGCTCGTTTCCGCCAGAGCTGCACCACGCGGCGGTTGCGCGAGAAACAGGGCCAGCTCACCGTCGCCGATGCGATGGCGATCCTGCGCGATCACGGGCCGCAGGCCGGGCCGGACTGGACGCCCGCCCGGGGGGTGATCGGGTCGACCGTCTGCATGCACGCCGGCTTCGGTCCGGTGCGGGTCAGCCAGACCACCGGCTCCATGGTCTCGCGCCTGACGCCGGAGAGCCAGACCCATTGGCTGACTGGGACGGCCGCGCCGTGCACGGGCATCTTCAAGCCGGCGTGGATCGACGCCGGCCTGCCGGATCTGGGCCCGGCTCCCACCGGCACGTATGACGAAGCGACTCTCTGGTGGCGGCATGAGGCGTTGCATCGCGCCGTGCTGCGGGACTATGCCGTTCGGCTATCCGCCTATCGGGAGGAGCGGGACGAGCTGGAGGCGGGCTTTATCGCCGCGGCGATGGAGCATCTGGACGCGCCACCGGATCAACGCCTGGCCTTCTCCGCCCAATGCTTCGCCGAGGCTGCTCAAGCCACCGGGCGTTGGACGGAGCGGGTCCGCTCCACGCGCCCCAGGGGGCGGCTACCGTGGTATTATGCGCTCGCCTGGCGACGGTTTAACCGGCAAGCCGGGTTCCCGGAGCCCCAATAA
- a CDS encoding amidase: protein MEELVYASATTLARRIRDREISSEEVVQAHLQQIERVNPHLNAIVQLVAEEALEQARAADAALMRDQRIGVLHGVPFTVKDWIDVAGLPCTGGDPRFRDRRPQEDATVVARMRQAGAILLGKTNVMVENPVYGRTNNPYNLAYSPCGSSSGEAALIAAGGSPLGLGSDSGGSIRQPAHACGIAGLKPTTGRIPLTGHFPFISAMNDPRTTIGPMARYVEDLALALPILSGMDWKDASVIPMPLADWRAVDVRSLRVAFYTHHAEAEPTPETVETCHRAAQVLAEVCASVEEALPPRIEEAYFITRQYWQRPESMCAEEWVPDGEVRLSSEEVEQHLFMWDRFRRALIGFMAHYDVILTPVAERPAVPHGTDSGRIPYTLPYSLTGWPCVVVRGGTSPEGLPIGVQVVARPWQDDVALAVARELERELGGWQPPPISHTTV from the coding sequence ATGGAAGAGTTGGTATACGCCTCGGCCACCACACTGGCCCGTCGGATTCGTGATCGAGAGATCTCCTCGGAAGAGGTCGTCCAGGCCCACCTCCAACAGATAGAGCGGGTCAATCCCCACCTGAATGCCATCGTCCAGCTGGTAGCTGAAGAGGCCCTTGAACAAGCCCGTGCTGCTGACGCGGCACTCATGCGGGACCAGCGGATCGGCGTGCTCCATGGCGTCCCCTTTACCGTCAAGGACTGGATCGACGTCGCCGGATTACCCTGCACCGGGGGAGACCCTCGCTTCAGAGATCGCCGACCACAGGAAGATGCCACAGTCGTCGCCCGGATGCGCCAGGCGGGAGCTATCCTATTGGGCAAGACCAATGTGATGGTTGAAAACCCGGTCTATGGACGCACTAACAATCCCTACAACCTGGCCTATAGTCCTTGCGGAAGTAGCAGTGGTGAAGCAGCACTGATCGCCGCCGGTGGGTCTCCCCTTGGCTTGGGATCGGACTCTGGCGGCAGTATCCGCCAGCCGGCCCACGCCTGCGGCATCGCCGGGCTCAAACCAACAACGGGCCGGATCCCGCTGACCGGTCACTTCCCCTTCATCAGTGCTATGAACGACCCACGCACCACGATTGGCCCCATGGCCCGCTACGTGGAGGACCTGGCGCTGGCGCTGCCCATCCTCTCCGGGATGGACTGGAAGGATGCGAGTGTAATCCCGATGCCCCTCGCAGACTGGCGAGCTGTCGATGTGCGGTCACTTCGGGTCGCATTCTATACGCATCATGCGGAGGCCGAGCCCACTCCCGAGACGGTTGAAACGTGCCATCGGGCGGCCCAGGTTCTGGCGGAGGTGTGTGCGAGCGTGGAGGAAGCCCTGCCGCCGCGCATCGAGGAGGCCTACTTCATCACGCGCCAGTACTGGCAGCGACCAGAGTCTATGTGCGCGGAGGAGTGGGTGCCGGATGGGGAAGTCAGGCTCAGCAGCGAGGAGGTCGAACAGCACCTGTTTATGTGGGATCGCTTCCGCCGGGCGCTCATTGGTTTTATGGCACACTACGATGTGATCCTGACGCCCGTTGCTGAGCGTCCGGCAGTGCCGCATGGCACGGATAGCGGTCGCATTCCGTACACCTTGCCCTATAGCCTGACCGGCTGGCCGTGCGTGGTCGTGCGCGGTGGGACGTCACCTGAAGGATTGCCCATCGGGGTGCAAGTCGTCGCGCGGCCTTGGCAGGACGATGTAGCACTCGCCGTGGCCCGGGAGCTTGAGCGGGAGCTCGGCGGGTGGCAGCCACCCCCTATCTCCCATACAACCGTGTAG